The proteins below are encoded in one region of Ornithinimicrobium avium:
- a CDS encoding helix-turn-helix transcriptional regulator, with product MTVPCVPVSAADEHRSVLTAMMGDVAQEDRSTAPLVGRDAELAELADRVGLGDAPGSASVVLGGDAGVGKTRLLAELGARARAQGWRVLVGHCLDFGDSALPLLPLTEVLGRLDEDARAVLEPVVAHHPAVARLLPAGRVLTTAEPGERGEALEGMASLRTGPGMGEVAPLAGRDDAGDGAVRGELFEGLHTALEVLGGDRPVLLVVEDVHWADRSTRDLLSFFFARGFATPVSVVVSYRADDLHRRHPLRSTVAEWGRMPSLVRLHLAPLGDADVRTLVRSAGGARADQEGVEEIVRRAEGNAFFAEELLAAHGTGGAALPWTLADVLLVRLDRLPEETRAVVRAAACVGRRVPHAMLEAVVDLPAARLDEALRAAVEANILVPTSDAGYSFRHALLGEAVYDDLLPGERARLHAACARALREGGVPGAAAELARHARAGHDPVTAVRASVEAGEEAMRLGGPEEAAGHFLTALELLGAPAVAEESGVARAPTVRKAADALITAGHAPKALDLLLLEVGEVRGADAAAEVAPASAQVAPAAAERAELLVALAFAALMVDTTTVDALAATEEALGLLGEQPSRQRVRALAVHAQTNADRGRFEVATRAAQAAHDLAVELGLERLQTEAATTLGRLKSFVGEPEAARTALEDVVAGLRRAGDTTGLVRGLHQLGGILFEQGRYEEAHDCYREAWELARDHGRRWAPYGFDARALAAICAYQLGDWDEVDRLADTSTESAPPVLAGLLHALRLHTMAGRGDPGATAALAAVPETTYRDGWAVILTTGPAIDVLGDTGDLAGSVAAYDRASASVTALWQVKSFPAQVRLGALLLAHLADRAADAAGPERAELVATGDRLVEAADVVARRGEEIGRVQGPEGVAWTARHRAEQLRLRWRAGVRSPSLEELVTAWEESVETFGRLGSPFERARSQARLASVLAQAGPEQAARVHQLVAAAREVAERLGALPLLAELARVEGREVPRGGPGRSAPHARADPAAVRVELTRREREVLGLVTAGRSNGEIGRQLFITTKTASVHVSNILAKLGVSSRTEAAAVARERGLLG from the coding sequence GTGACCGTGCCGTGCGTCCCTGTCAGCGCGGCGGACGAGCACCGCTCGGTGCTGACCGCGATGATGGGGGACGTGGCACAGGAGGACCGATCGACCGCGCCCCTGGTCGGGCGGGACGCCGAGCTGGCCGAGCTCGCGGACCGGGTCGGCCTCGGAGACGCTCCGGGGTCGGCCTCGGTCGTGCTCGGCGGCGACGCCGGGGTGGGCAAGACGCGGCTGCTGGCCGAGCTGGGGGCGCGTGCGCGGGCGCAGGGGTGGCGGGTGCTGGTGGGGCACTGCCTGGACTTCGGGGACAGCGCGCTGCCGCTGCTGCCCCTCACCGAGGTGCTGGGGCGCCTGGACGAGGACGCCCGGGCGGTTCTCGAGCCGGTCGTGGCGCACCACCCCGCCGTGGCGCGCCTGCTGCCCGCCGGCCGGGTGCTGACGACGGCGGAGCCGGGGGAGCGCGGGGAGGCGCTGGAGGGGATGGCCTCGCTGCGGACCGGACCGGGGATGGGTGAGGTCGCGCCGCTGGCCGGACGCGACGACGCGGGGGACGGCGCCGTGCGCGGCGAGCTCTTCGAGGGCCTGCACACGGCGCTGGAGGTGCTCGGCGGGGACCGGCCGGTGCTCCTGGTCGTCGAGGACGTGCACTGGGCCGACCGGTCCACCCGTGACCTGCTGTCCTTCTTCTTCGCCCGGGGCTTCGCGACCCCGGTCTCGGTGGTCGTCTCCTACCGCGCCGACGACCTGCACCGGCGCCACCCGCTGCGCTCGACGGTCGCCGAGTGGGGGCGGATGCCCTCGCTCGTCCGGCTGCACCTCGCCCCGCTGGGCGACGCCGACGTACGGACGCTCGTGCGCTCCGCGGGCGGGGCGCGGGCCGACCAGGAGGGCGTGGAGGAGATCGTGCGCCGCGCCGAGGGCAACGCGTTCTTCGCCGAGGAGCTGCTCGCCGCGCACGGCACCGGGGGCGCGGCGCTGCCCTGGACGCTGGCCGACGTCCTGCTCGTGCGGCTGGACCGGTTGCCCGAGGAGACCCGCGCGGTGGTGCGCGCGGCGGCCTGCGTGGGACGACGGGTGCCGCACGCCATGCTCGAGGCGGTCGTCGACCTGCCCGCAGCCCGGCTGGACGAGGCCCTGCGCGCGGCCGTGGAGGCCAACATCCTGGTGCCGACCAGCGACGCCGGCTACTCCTTCCGGCACGCGCTGCTCGGCGAGGCCGTCTACGACGACCTGCTCCCCGGCGAGCGGGCCCGCCTCCATGCCGCGTGCGCCCGGGCGCTGCGCGAGGGCGGGGTCCCGGGAGCCGCGGCCGAGCTCGCCCGCCACGCCCGCGCCGGCCACGACCCGGTGACCGCCGTCCGCGCCTCGGTCGAGGCCGGCGAGGAGGCGATGCGCCTGGGCGGTCCCGAGGAGGCGGCCGGCCACTTCCTCACCGCGCTCGAGCTGCTGGGTGCGCCCGCGGTGGCCGAGGAGTCCGGTGTCGCCCGGGCCCCGACCGTCCGCAAGGCCGCCGACGCGCTCATCACCGCCGGGCACGCACCGAAGGCGCTGGACCTGCTGCTGCTCGAGGTCGGGGAGGTCAGGGGCGCCGACGCCGCGGCCGAAGTCGCTCCTGCGTCGGCGCAGGTCGCTCCTGCCGCGGCAGAGCGCGCCGAGCTCCTGGTGGCGCTCGCCTTCGCCGCCCTGATGGTCGACACCACGACGGTGGACGCGCTGGCGGCGACCGAGGAGGCGCTGGGCCTGCTGGGCGAGCAGCCCAGCAGGCAGCGGGTCAGGGCGCTGGCCGTGCACGCCCAGACCAACGCCGACCGTGGCCGCTTCGAGGTGGCCACCCGCGCCGCCCAGGCCGCGCACGACCTGGCCGTCGAGCTCGGCCTGGAACGGCTGCAGACGGAGGCGGCAACGACCCTGGGCCGGCTCAAGTCGTTCGTCGGCGAGCCGGAGGCGGCGCGGACCGCCCTGGAGGACGTCGTCGCCGGGCTGCGGCGGGCGGGGGACACCACCGGACTGGTCCGCGGGCTGCACCAGCTGGGCGGCATCCTCTTCGAGCAGGGCCGTTACGAGGAGGCTCACGACTGCTACCGCGAGGCCTGGGAGCTGGCGCGGGACCACGGTCGCCGCTGGGCGCCGTACGGCTTCGACGCGCGGGCGCTGGCGGCGATCTGCGCCTACCAGCTCGGCGACTGGGACGAGGTGGACCGGCTCGCCGACACCTCCACGGAGTCGGCGCCGCCCGTCCTCGCCGGGCTGCTCCACGCCCTGAGGCTCCACACCATGGCCGGCCGGGGCGACCCCGGCGCGACGGCCGCGCTCGCGGCCGTGCCGGAGACGACATACCGCGACGGCTGGGCGGTCATCCTCACGACCGGTCCGGCGATCGACGTGCTCGGCGACACCGGCGACCTGGCCGGGTCGGTCGCCGCGTACGACCGGGCGAGCGCCTCCGTCACCGCGCTGTGGCAGGTCAAGAGCTTTCCGGCCCAGGTGCGCCTCGGTGCGCTGCTGCTGGCCCACCTCGCCGACCGTGCCGCCGACGCGGCCGGGCCCGAGCGTGCCGAGCTGGTCGCCACCGGCGACCGCCTGGTCGAGGCCGCCGACGTGGTGGCCCGCAGGGGCGAGGAGATCGGTCGGGTCCAAGGTCCCGAGGGCGTGGCCTGGACCGCCCGCCACCGCGCCGAGCAGCTCCGCCTGCGCTGGCGAGCCGGCGTCCGCTCGCCGTCGCTGGAGGAGCTGGTGACCGCGTGGGAGGAGTCGGTCGAGACGTTCGGGCGGCTGGGCAGCCCCTTCGAGCGAGCCAGGTCCCAGGCACGCCTGGCCTCCGTGCTCGCCCAGGCCGGACCCGAGCAGGCCGCCCGCGTCCATCAGCTGGTGGCGGCCGCGCGCGAGGTGGCCGAGCGGCTCGGTGCCCTGCCGCTGCTCGCCGAGCTGGCCCGCGTCGAGGGCCGGGAGGTGCCGCGCGGCGGTCCCGGGCGGTCCGCACCCCACGCACGTGCTGACCCTGCCGCGGTGCGCGTCGAGCTGACCCGCCGGGAGCGCGAGGTCCTCGGCCTGGTCACCGCAGGCCGCAGCAACGGCGAGATCGGGCGGCAGCTGTTCATCACCACCAAGACGGCCAGCGTCCACGTCTCCAACATCCTGGCCAAGCTCGGCGTCTCCAGCCGCACCGAGGCCGCCGCCGTCGCCCGGGAGCGTGGGCTGCTCGGGTGA
- a CDS encoding enoyl-CoA hydratase/isomerase family protein, whose translation MSKNELSWTPAPGHGEEVLYAVDGPLGRVRLNRPRAINALDRASVDSLHQQLHAWAEDDTVAAVVLDGAGERGLCAGGDVHALRQAVLDGRPGEAEDFWAAEYAVNALIAAYPKPYVAWMDGIVMGGGVGVSAHGSVRLVTERTRLAMPETIIGFFPDVGGLWLLSRAPGELGTHVALTGATVGGADARVLGLADALVPSGAEGRLLAALREDPTADARALAAPVPVTDVATDPSPEPWLQTNRDWIDECYAGADATVVLERLLGHASPEARAAGETLATRSPHSVAVTLEGLRRAASMDVEQVLAQDLVLGRTFAAHPDFVEGVRAQVVDKDRSPRWAHASVADVPRSEVLAAFGEA comes from the coding sequence ATGAGCAAGAACGAGCTGTCCTGGACGCCCGCCCCCGGGCACGGCGAGGAGGTCCTGTATGCCGTGGACGGTCCGCTGGGCCGCGTCCGCCTCAACCGGCCCCGGGCGATCAACGCCCTCGACCGCGCCAGCGTGGACTCGCTGCACCAGCAGCTGCACGCGTGGGCGGAGGACGACACGGTCGCCGCGGTCGTCCTGGACGGTGCCGGCGAGCGCGGGCTGTGCGCGGGCGGGGACGTCCATGCACTTCGCCAGGCGGTGCTCGACGGTCGGCCCGGCGAGGCCGAGGACTTCTGGGCCGCCGAGTACGCCGTCAACGCGCTGATCGCCGCCTACCCCAAGCCGTACGTCGCCTGGATGGACGGGATCGTCATGGGCGGCGGGGTCGGAGTCTCCGCGCACGGGTCGGTGCGGCTGGTCACCGAGCGCACCCGGCTGGCGATGCCGGAGACGATCATCGGGTTCTTCCCGGACGTCGGCGGGCTGTGGCTGCTCTCCCGCGCGCCGGGCGAGCTGGGCACGCACGTGGCGCTGACCGGGGCGACGGTGGGCGGCGCAGACGCTCGGGTGCTCGGCCTGGCCGACGCGCTCGTGCCGTCGGGGGCCGAGGGCAGGCTGCTGGCCGCCCTGCGGGAGGACCCGACGGCGGACGCCCGGGCCCTGGCCGCGCCGGTCCCCGTGACCGACGTGGCCACGGACCCGTCGCCGGAGCCGTGGCTCCAGACGAACCGGGACTGGATCGACGAGTGCTACGCCGGTGCCGACGCGACGGTCGTCCTGGAGCGCCTGCTGGGGCACGCCTCGCCGGAGGCGAGGGCCGCCGGCGAGACCCTCGCGACCCGCTCGCCGCACTCCGTCGCGGTGACGCTGGAGGGGCTGCGCCGGGCTGCGTCGATGGACGTCGAGCAGGTGCTGGCCCAGGACCTGGTGCTGGGGCGCACGTTCGCCGCCCACCCCGACTTCGTCGAGGGCGTGCGCGCGCAGGTCGTCGACAAGGACCGTTCGCCGCGGTGGGCCCATGCCTCGGTCGCCGACGTGCCGCGGTCGGAGGTCCTGGCGGCCTTCGGGGAGGCCTGA
- a CDS encoding DUF5926 family protein, whose product MGKASRKKRADKAGAKEQRAPYVARPFEGLADETDWVAMREILPAATARVTVEVPDGTEVGGRPVPAGRREVTLVSILPAAMPAIHRDTGEVLVALQSRTSSGDASRDVAQALLTAIAAEPGTSINSVRPATAATPRLQDLLAEGQRLEVQVEDDFGFWLGEEATDEQKAALEQMNDTAVPMQRLEGAPSAYWCLMTGRAYVRWILGEDEDAATRAVARLQAAGEHTLGEGTELLGAFRAAGLLVPVLEVDPGAEPASHSAALAELQGRYEKALASDDPLSTAERRARDGLVSRQVTLR is encoded by the coding sequence ATGGGTAAGGCATCACGCAAGAAGCGCGCCGACAAGGCGGGCGCCAAGGAGCAGCGCGCTCCCTACGTGGCACGGCCCTTCGAGGGCCTGGCCGACGAGACCGACTGGGTCGCGATGCGGGAGATCCTGCCCGCCGCGACCGCCAGGGTCACCGTCGAGGTGCCGGACGGCACCGAGGTCGGCGGTCGGCCGGTCCCCGCGGGCCGGCGCGAGGTCACGCTGGTCAGCATCCTGCCGGCGGCGATGCCGGCGATCCACCGCGACACCGGCGAGGTGCTCGTGGCCCTCCAGTCGCGCACCTCCAGCGGCGACGCCTCCCGCGACGTCGCCCAGGCGCTGCTCACCGCGATCGCGGCCGAGCCGGGGACGTCGATCAACTCGGTGCGCCCCGCGACCGCGGCGACCCCCCGGCTGCAGGACCTGCTCGCCGAGGGCCAGCGCCTGGAGGTGCAGGTCGAGGACGACTTCGGCTTCTGGCTCGGCGAGGAGGCCACCGACGAGCAGAAGGCCGCGCTCGAGCAGATGAACGACACCGCCGTGCCGATGCAGCGGCTCGAGGGCGCGCCGTCGGCGTACTGGTGCCTGATGACCGGCCGGGCCTACGTCCGGTGGATCCTGGGCGAGGACGAGGACGCGGCCACCCGCGCCGTGGCTCGCCTGCAGGCCGCCGGCGAGCACACGCTCGGCGAGGGCACCGAGCTGCTGGGCGCCTTCCGCGCCGCCGGGCTGCTCGTGCCGGTCCTCGAGGTCGACCCCGGCGCCGAGCCGGCCTCGCACTCCGCCGCGCTGGCCGAGCTCCAGGGTCGCTACGAGAAGGCGCTCGCCTCCGACGACCCGCTGTCCACCGCCGAGCGCCGCGCCCGCGACGGCCTGGTCTCCCGCCAGGTCACCCTGCGCTGA
- a CDS encoding glycosyltransferase family 2 protein produces the protein MSSPLPHPSPPRVVAVVPARDEEARIGSTVTALHGLAQVAHVVVVDDGSADQTAAVAEWAGRVEVVRHERNHGKAAAMTTGAARAAELAPGAAVLFVDADLEASAGNLGPVVDAVLTGSADMAIAVLPPQHSPGGGFGLVVRTAREGIARLTGWTPTQPLSGQRCLTRAALDAAMPLAAGWGVEVGLTVDVLRGGGRVVEVPCELHHRVTGRDLASQLHRARQLAGVTRALAERSGVPRAAAGHARTAGRVVRSGAARAAAAGRRASSGRLGGAVRRRTGGTWHEL, from the coding sequence GTGAGCTCGCCCCTGCCCCACCCCTCGCCCCCGCGCGTGGTCGCCGTCGTGCCCGCCAGGGACGAGGAGGCGCGGATCGGGTCGACCGTCACCGCGCTGCACGGGCTGGCGCAGGTGGCGCACGTCGTGGTCGTCGACGACGGGTCGGCGGACCAGACCGCCGCCGTGGCCGAGTGGGCCGGGCGGGTCGAGGTCGTCCGGCACGAGCGCAACCACGGCAAGGCCGCCGCGATGACGACCGGTGCCGCGCGAGCCGCCGAGCTCGCTCCCGGCGCCGCGGTGCTCTTCGTCGACGCCGACCTCGAGGCCTCGGCCGGCAACCTGGGACCCGTCGTGGACGCGGTGCTCACCGGGTCGGCCGACATGGCGATCGCGGTGCTGCCGCCGCAGCACAGCCCGGGCGGTGGCTTCGGCCTCGTGGTGCGCACCGCCCGCGAGGGCATCGCCCGGCTCACCGGCTGGACGCCGACCCAGCCGCTGTCCGGACAGCGTTGCCTCACCCGTGCGGCGCTGGACGCCGCGATGCCCCTGGCCGCCGGGTGGGGGGTCGAGGTCGGCCTGACCGTCGACGTGCTCCGTGGCGGGGGCCGGGTCGTGGAGGTGCCCTGCGAGCTGCACCACCGGGTCACCGGCCGCGACCTCGCCTCCCAGCTCCACCGTGCCCGCCAGCTCGCCGGCGTCACCCGTGCCCTGGCCGAGCGCTCCGGGGTGCCCCGGGCCGCCGCCGGTCACGCGCGGACGGCCGGACGCGTCGTGCGTTCCGGGGCGGCCCGTGCCGCGGCCGCAGGGCGACGGGCGTCGAGCGGCCGGCTGGGCGGGGCGGTCCGTCGCCGGACCGGCGGCACCTGGCACGAGCTCTGA
- a CDS encoding DUF4446 family protein: MDRLDPTAQTLLLTAVVVAVLALLTAGVALRRLRVLDRRLARTGGGAAEGAGTSGERLDAVETEVARLRDEVAGALRHVAVVRYDAFGDMGGRMSFSAAFLDDAGDGVVVSSIHARGESRTYGKAVVGGDSDVVLTPEERQALDAARSGRAD; encoded by the coding sequence GTGGACCGACTCGACCCGACCGCGCAGACGCTGCTGCTCACCGCGGTGGTCGTCGCCGTGCTCGCGCTGCTGACCGCCGGGGTCGCCCTGCGGCGGCTGCGCGTGCTGGACCGGCGGCTCGCGCGGACCGGCGGGGGTGCCGCGGAGGGTGCGGGCACCTCGGGGGAGCGCCTCGACGCGGTCGAGACGGAGGTCGCCCGGTTGCGCGACGAGGTGGCCGGTGCGCTGCGGCACGTCGCGGTGGTGCGCTACGACGCGTTCGGGGACATGGGCGGGCGGATGTCCTTCAGCGCCGCGTTCCTCGACGACGCGGGTGACGGTGTGGTGGTCAGCTCGATCCACGCGCGGGGCGAGAGCCGGACGTACGGCAAGGCGGTCGTCGGCGGGGACTCCGACGTGGTGCTCACGCCGGAGGAGCGCCAGGCCCTCGACGCCGCCCGCAGCGGCCGCGCCGACTGA
- a CDS encoding diacylglycerol/lipid kinase family protein — MESAGGGRRAAVVVNPTKFTDVGRVRRQVGRACGRHGWEEPLWLETTAEDTGTGQTREALAAGVDLVCALGGDGTVRTVGAELAGTATPMGLLPGGTGNLLARNLELPIDSLDACLEVALTGQDMPIDTCLLDLVRPAATATGDTTGDTTGDDAGAADDDRTGEGTAYPRGGLHGEREEHVFLVMAGLGFDAEVMATAPEKLKARVGWPAYIVSGLQHLKGPQFTVVVKVDGAMPFRRRVRSVMAGNVGKLQGGMDLLPDALADDASVDAVLLSPEGVVGWAATIAQLSTRRRFGHSRVDHVQGQDVRVVCDRPVAVEIDGDPIGEATAMRVVVQPGNLVVRVPGSGRRRARRDIDALSDEQQHPLPQPHHDGRVSHRG; from the coding sequence ATGGAGAGTGCTGGCGGCGGACGCCGTGCCGCGGTCGTCGTCAACCCCACCAAGTTCACCGACGTGGGGCGGGTGCGGCGGCAGGTCGGGCGCGCCTGCGGCCGGCACGGGTGGGAGGAGCCGCTGTGGCTGGAGACGACCGCCGAGGACACCGGCACCGGCCAGACGCGGGAGGCGCTCGCCGCGGGCGTGGACCTGGTGTGCGCGCTGGGCGGCGACGGCACGGTCCGCACGGTGGGCGCCGAGCTGGCGGGCACCGCGACGCCCATGGGGCTGCTGCCCGGCGGCACCGGCAACCTGCTGGCCCGCAACCTGGAGCTGCCGATCGACTCCCTCGACGCCTGCCTGGAGGTGGCCCTGACCGGCCAGGACATGCCGATCGACACCTGCCTCCTGGACCTGGTGCGCCCGGCGGCCACGGCGACCGGCGACACGACCGGGGACACGACCGGGGACGACGCCGGTGCGGCCGACGACGACCGGACCGGTGAGGGCACCGCATACCCCCGGGGCGGGCTGCACGGCGAGCGCGAGGAGCACGTCTTCCTGGTGATGGCCGGCCTCGGCTTCGACGCCGAGGTGATGGCGACCGCGCCCGAGAAGCTCAAGGCGAGGGTCGGCTGGCCGGCCTACATCGTCTCCGGACTCCAGCACCTCAAGGGACCGCAGTTCACGGTCGTGGTCAAGGTCGACGGCGCGATGCCCTTCCGGCGACGGGTGCGCAGCGTCATGGCGGGCAACGTCGGCAAGCTGCAGGGCGGCATGGACCTGCTGCCGGACGCCCTCGCCGACGACGCGAGCGTGGACGCCGTGCTGCTCTCCCCCGAGGGGGTCGTGGGCTGGGCCGCCACCATCGCCCAGCTGAGCACGCGGCGACGGTTCGGCCACTCCCGCGTCGACCACGTGCAGGGGCAGGACGTGCGGGTCGTCTGCGACCGGCCGGTCGCCGTCGAGATCGACGGCGACCCGATCGGCGAGGCGACCGCGATGCGGGTGGTCGTGCAGCCGGGCAACCTCGTCGTCCGGGTGCCGGGCAGCGGCCGGCGCCGGGCGCGCCGCGACATCGACGCCCTCTCCGACGAGCAGCAGCACCCGCTGCCGCAGCCGCACCACGACGGGCGCGTCTCGCACCGGGGCTGA
- the serS gene encoding serine--tRNA ligase, which yields MIDLRELRADPERARASQQARGEDPGLVDQVLSADERHRTALAGFEAARAQQKAHGKLVAQAQGEEKQALLAEVKDLATRVKALEAEYAAALAEREAAMRLVGNIVRDGVPAGGEDDYVVIEHVGAPRDFAAEGFEPKDHLELGELHRAIDTARGAKVSGARFYYLLGVGARLEHALMALAQQVTQEEGFVPVVPPTLVREQAMAGAGFLDAHADEVYHLEADDLYLTGTSEVALAALHAEEIIDLSAGPLRYAATSTCYRREAGSYGKDTRGIFRVHQFTKTEMFVFCRPEDTEAEHANLLRVERRVLDALELPYRIIDVAAGDLGGPAARKYDCEAWIPTQGRYRELTSTSNCTTYQARRLGVRERDPQGGGTRTVATLNGTALTSTRPIIALLENHQQEDGSIHVPAALRPFLGGAALIRPPAG from the coding sequence ATGATCGACCTCCGTGAGCTCCGTGCCGATCCCGAGCGGGCGCGCGCCTCCCAGCAGGCGCGCGGCGAGGACCCCGGGCTGGTCGACCAGGTGCTGTCCGCCGACGAGCGGCACCGCACCGCCCTCGCCGGCTTCGAGGCCGCCCGCGCCCAGCAGAAGGCGCACGGCAAGCTCGTCGCCCAGGCCCAGGGCGAGGAGAAGCAGGCGCTGCTCGCCGAGGTCAAGGACCTCGCCACCCGCGTCAAGGCGCTGGAGGCCGAGTACGCCGCGGCCCTCGCGGAACGCGAGGCGGCCATGCGGCTGGTGGGCAACATCGTCAGGGACGGTGTGCCGGCGGGCGGCGAGGACGACTACGTCGTGATCGAACACGTGGGCGCTCCCCGTGATTTTGCTGCCGAGGGCTTCGAGCCGAAGGACCACCTCGAGCTGGGCGAGCTGCACCGGGCGATCGACACCGCCCGCGGGGCCAAGGTCTCCGGTGCGCGCTTCTACTACCTGCTCGGCGTCGGCGCCCGTCTGGAGCACGCGCTCATGGCGCTCGCCCAGCAGGTCACCCAGGAGGAGGGCTTCGTGCCGGTCGTCCCGCCGACCCTCGTGCGCGAGCAGGCGATGGCCGGCGCCGGCTTCCTCGACGCCCACGCCGACGAGGTCTACCACCTCGAGGCGGACGACCTCTACCTGACCGGCACCTCGGAGGTGGCGCTCGCCGCGCTGCACGCCGAGGAGATCATCGACCTGTCGGCCGGGCCGCTGCGCTACGCCGCGACCTCGACCTGCTACCGGCGCGAGGCGGGCTCCTACGGCAAGGACACCCGGGGCATCTTCCGGGTCCACCAGTTCACCAAGACCGAGATGTTCGTCTTCTGCCGACCCGAGGACACCGAGGCCGAGCACGCCAACCTGCTGCGGGTCGAGCGCCGCGTCCTCGACGCCCTCGAGCTGCCCTACCGGATCATCGACGTCGCGGCCGGCGACCTCGGCGGCCCCGCCGCGCGCAAGTACGACTGCGAGGCATGGATCCCGACCCAGGGCCGCTACCGCGAGCTGACCTCGACCTCCAACTGCACGACCTACCAGGCGCGTCGCCTGGGCGTGCGCGAGCGCGACCCGCAGGGCGGCGGCACCCGCACGGTGGCCACCCTCAACGGCACCGCGCTGACGAGCACCCGCCCGATCATCGCGCTGCTGGAGAACCACCAGCAGGAGGACGGCTCGATCCACGTGCCGGCGGCGCTGCGCCCCTTCCTCGGCGGAGCAGCGCTCATCCGCCCGCCGGCCGGCTGA